One part of the Vicia villosa cultivar HV-30 ecotype Madison, WI linkage group LG6, Vvil1.0, whole genome shotgun sequence genome encodes these proteins:
- the LOC131614912 gene encoding uncharacterized protein LOC131614912, with protein sequence MKASQSRQKSYHDKRRKDLKFQAGDHVFFRVTPVTGVGRALKSKKLTPCFIGMYQILENFGNVAYRIALPPNLSILHDVFHVSQLRKYVFHSSHVVHMDDVQVRDNLMVKTMPV encoded by the coding sequence atgaaagctTCACAAAGTagacaaaagagttatcatgataagcgaAGGAAGGATTTGAAATTTCAAGCGGGTGACCATGTATTTTTTAGAGTTACACCTGTGACTGGTGTTGGGCGAGCATTGAAgtctaagaagctcactccttGTTTTATTGGTATGTATCAGATATTGGAAAATTTTGGAAATGTGGCGTATAGAATAGCgttaccgcctaatctttcgattttgcatgatgtgttccatgtatcacAACTCCGGAAGTATGTTTTCCATTCGTCGCATGTGgttcatatggatgatgtgcaagtacgGGATAATCTCATGGTGAAGACGATGCCGGTATGA
- the LOC131612651 gene encoding alpha-L-arabinofuranosidase 1-like, whose amino-acid sequence MSFLPSFTSFIFSLVVCLIIFEYHVDANSNEITSKLVIDAGSGRLIPDTFFGAFFEEINHAGAGGLWAELVNNRGFEAEVSTNGTSNIYPWTIIGENQSSIIVSTEHSSCFERNKIALRMDVLCHKKSCPRGGVGISNPGFWGMNIEEGKKYKVVFYVRSLGPINLQVSFVGSDNGVKIASTKIRAFGVNVTKWSKMETILEAKSTNHNSNLQITTTKKGVLWLDQISAMPLDTYKGHGFRRDLFEMLADLKPKFFRFPGGCYVEGDYLRNAFRWKDTVGAWEERPGHYGDVWKYWTDDGFGYFEGLQLSEDLGAFPIWVFNNGISHHDEVNTSAISPFVQEALDGIEFARGSPKSKWGSLRASMGHPHPFDLRYVAVGNEDCGKYNYEGNYLKFYEAIKHNYPDIQIISNCDGSQQPLNHTADLYDFHIYSNSKEMFSQYTRFDNALRSGPKAFVSEYAVWKEDAGNGSLYAAVAEAAFLIGLEKNSDVVSMVAYAPLFVNTNDRAWMPDAVVFNSYESYRTPSYWLQQFFIDSSGATFLNSILQNSSSSIVASAIQYKNSQDGNNYLKVKAVNFGNATENFNILINGLKSKVQQFGSSMVVLTSSNKMDENSFSEPTKIVPKRTPLFNASNDMIVALPPYSVTSLDLLI is encoded by the exons ATGTCTTTCTTACCTTCTttcacttcttttattttctcctTAGTTGTATGTTTGATCATTTTTGAATATCACGTAGATGCTAATTCTAACGAGATCACATCAAAACTAGTGATTGATGCCGGTTCTGGAAGACTTATTCCAGATACATTTTTTGGAGCTTTTTTTGAA GAGATAAATCATGCTGGAGCTGGGGGATTATGGGCAGAACTTGTGAATAATAGAG GTTTTGAAGCAGAAGTTTCCACTAATGGGACCTCAAATATTTATCCATGGACAATTATTGgagaaaatcaatcatccattatcGTATCAACCGaacattcttcttgttttgagcGTAATAAAATTGCATTACGTATGGATGTTCTTTGTCATAAAAAATCTTGTCCTCGAGGTGGTGTCGGTATTTCCAATCCAGGTTTTTGGGGAATG AATATTGAGGAAGGGAAGAAATATAAAGTAGTGTTCTATGTTAGATCACTTGGTCCAATTAATTTACAAGTTTCATTTGTTGGATCTGATAATGGTGTCAAAATAGCTTCAACCAAAATAAG AGCTTTTGGAGTTAATGTTACAAAGTGGAGTAAGATGGAAACAATTCTTGAAGCCAAAAGTACTAATCACAATTCAAATCTacaaataacaacaactaaaaaagGAGTATTATGGTTAGATCAAATCTCAGCCATGCCATTAGATACATACAAG GGTCATGGTTTTCGAAGAGATCTTTTTGAAATGTTGGCGGATTTGAAGCCAAAATTTTTTAGATTTCCAg GTGGTTGTTATGTTGAAGGAGATTATTTGAGAAATGCTTTTAGGTGGAAAGATACAGTTGGAGCATGGGAAGAGAGACCTGGCCACTATGGTGATGTCTGGAAGTATTGGACAGATGATGGATTTGGTTATTTTGAGGGGCttcaa TTATCTGAGGATCTTGGTGCATTTCCAATTTGGGTGTTTAATAATGGTATTAGTCATCATGATGAAGTTAATACGTCTGCGATATCACCATTTGTGCAA GAAGCCTTAGATGGTATTGAGTTTGCGAGAGGTTCTCCAAAATCAAAATGGGGTTCTCTTAGAGCTTCCATGGGACATCCACACCCATTTGATTTGAGATATGTTGCAGTAGGAAATGAAGATTGTGGTAAATATAATTATGAAGGAAATTATCTCAAATTTTATGAAGCTATAAAACATAATTATCCTGACATTCAGATTATCTCAAATTGTGACGGTTCTCAACAACCACTCAATCATACAGCAGATCTTTATGATTTTCat atttattcaaattcaaaggagatGTTTTCCCAATATACAAGGTTTGATAATGCATTACGATCCGGACCAAAG GCATTTGTTAGTGAGTATGCTGTTTGGAAGGAAGATGCGGGAAATGGAAGCCTTTACGCAGCTGTGGCTGAGGCTGCATTTCTTATTGGACTTGAAAAAAATAG TGATGTCGTCAGCATGGTTGCCTATGCACCCCTCTTTGTAAACACAAATGACAGAGC TTGGATGCCAGATGCAGTTGTATTTAACTCTTATGAAAGTTATAGAACTCCAAGTTATTGGCTCCAACAATTTTTTATTGACTCTAGTGGAGCAACCTTTCTTAATTCAATTCTTCAAAATTCTTCTAGCTCAATTGTTGCATCAGCAATTCAGTATAAAAATTCTCAAGATGGAAACAATTATCTAAAAGTCAAG GCAGTGAATTTTGGAAATGCAAcggaaaattttaatattttaataaatggtttaaaatcaaaagttcaacaaTTTGGTTCGTCAATGGTGGTGCTTACATCCTCCAATAAAATGGATGAGAATTCTTTCTCAGAACCAACAAAG ATTGTGCCTAAAAGAACTCCACTTTttaatgcaagcaatgacatgATTGTTGCTCTTCCTCCTTATTCAGTTACATCACtagatttattaatttaa